A portion of the Megalobrama amblycephala isolate DHTTF-2021 linkage group LG23, ASM1881202v1, whole genome shotgun sequence genome contains these proteins:
- the frmpd3 gene encoding FERM and PDZ domain-containing protein 3 isoform X2 has product MARVQDGHTEEYDSSVMLEDGQDGMDSGSLTPGSARQVCIQRHPSHGFGFIAGSERPVVVRSVSADGPSSGKLYPGDQILAINQELVSDAPREKVIDLVRRCKDSIVLTVLQPQQSPKSAFISAAKKARLRTNPPKVRFSEQVSISDPDSTMLKDDSLLLIPNVLKVFLENGQIKSFTFDSRTTVRDVISSLQDRLSLRYIEHFALVLESGGLAQNQRLHLLQENQPLSHVVHRTYFQGMKCLFRICFFPKDPADLLRRDPAAFEYLYIQSRNDVIKERYGMDWKSDVTLRLAALHIYITVSIARPNQKISLKHVEKEWGLEPFLPLTLLPTVKEKNVCKSLSQLLKTYQHPPPAGNKVSPLQGKLQYMRVLNDLPPFGGFLFHTVGLDEKQSATTLLVGPRHGISHVIDLKNNLTTVLAEFSRVAKVQLFREHHGVARVEVVILEAKPLVLLMEWPDASNFACLISGYYKLFVDPKRTIYCRIPGQPYMIKAGLIVLAAITPESSLDSGHETNSSELTDVSEMVSAMKQHQNQAYLFAHHINKERLFSRRDFPLSIPGCTTQAIGGGAFSMSQIRGGCPPKPVILSKTVPLKVCPSQEISPSDNSVEQGKSQEAKSEKDIEQSEKCPVKECLEESEQQTSEKLKASEQVCPPQVNKDQLPLANEEKPSSITSEGVQEKNSGTVTLETTSIALPVLLPVDRTASAKICSTNVCQDAENASSETTKPSSSKVLLPAADLFCTCPVRPEPGPQVRLKDQQAPKVVVFHTSSPTDDEHLRAKGLQLTSNKENTVKTSDASLVKPSTLPPKYSPVMPVKVERKEMSEAKAENSQSKAPVEPQKAAKSLPVLVDPTHILGCVEKGATIPGAEYKKQTNKAKSQRSTPFLSFRNLISATFPARLRRETDERRAQLQKVRQYELEFLEELLKPKTSQGEFISQGSSPVPSFTPCACQLRTSPVQKVPGISREQRRSCDCKRMCRGMRLPDTAVGSATDQRGRERAISKTPPAIPKSPHAQGELRKPQTLEIKTTRIRSTSLESREPRDTPSCLPTCTTHSECMGAPQYKKLQRRYSIGEIDNNGSTPLYAEVKTTKAKSLEKEMERVRATGLRLPTPVEPVHTKDGDAKKKGIFFIQGEELLQESREGTAEVLGLPSEDTEDREKCCSFCFCYRKCEAADESSEKDELSYSVPLQVLPGMHLDSRAMPVVSKTLQVLDAEDCSGEEEEEEEEPQTQRIDLRTCGNLETSLARVQSLQGKTFSLPDGFLNAQLDANELLSILRQCANSPQTEGEPRIPPARLAEYKQELAVRFKEFRASCRRVASVEKSPSRMLSAVTASFQVLCNLTHTFIRLVRGVRSETQKLQLLRKVEEVAVNYTLLLRAAEEAMGHSSSLPNKSASPQLHISTNMGSLNRSIKTLPSK; this is encoded by the exons ATGGCCCGGGTCCAGGATGGGCACACAGAGGAATATGACAG CTCTGTGATGTTAGAGGACGGTCAGGATGGCATGGACAGTGGTAGCCTGACTCCTGGCTCAGCTCGACAGGTCTGCATCCAACGCCATCCAAGCCACGGCTTTGGTTTCATTGCCGGCAGCGAACGGCCTGTCGTTGTACGCTCTGTTTCAGCGG ATGGACCATCAAGTGGCAAGCTTTACCCCGGAGATCAGATCCTAGCCATCAACCAGGAACTCGTGAGCGACGCGCCCCGGGAGAAAGTCATAGACCTTGTAAG GCGGTGCAAGGACTCGATTGTTCTCACTGTGCTGCAACCACAACAG TCACCTAAATCTGCCTTCATAAGTGCAGCCAAGAAAGCTCGTCTGCGAACCAATCCCCCCAAAGTGCGCTTTTCTGAGCAAGTGTCCATCAGCGACCCAGACTCA accatGCTTAAAGACGACTCTCTGCTTCTGATACCAAATGTGTTGAAGGTGTTTTTGGAAAATGGACAGATCAAATCCTTTACATTTGACAGCCGCACCACTGTTAGG GATGTGATATCATCCCTGCAGGATCGCCTCTCTCTACGCTACATTGAGCATTTTGCTTTGGTGCTGGAGTCCGGTGGACTGGCCCAGAATCAGAGGCTGCATCTACTCCAGGAAAACCAGCCACTGTCTCAT gtaGTTCACAGGACCTACTTCCAAGGAATGAAGTGTCTTTTCCGTATTTGCTTCTTCCCAAAGGACCCTGCTGATTTACTGAGGAGAGACCCTGCTGCATTTGAGTACCTCTATATTCAG AGCCGCAATGACGTCATTAAAGAGCGATATGGAATGGACTGGAAGTCCGATGTCACACTTAGGTTGGCAGCCCTTCACATCTACATCACTGTGTCAATTGCGAGACCCAATCAGAAGATTTCTTTAAAGCACGTTGA GAAAGAATGGGGATTGGAACCTTTCCTTCCTTTGACTCTGTTGCCAACTGTTAAGGAGAAAAACGTCTGTAAGAGTCTCTCACAGCTGTTGAAGACATATCAGCATCCTCCACCGGCTGGTAACAAG GTTTCTCCTCTTCAAGGGAAACTACAATATATGCGTGTCTTGAATGACCTCCCACCATTTGGAGGCTTCTTGTTTCACACAGTTGGCTTG GATGAGAAGCAGTCAGCCACTACATTGTTGGTTGGGCCGAGACACGGTATCAGTCATGTTATTGACCTGAAGAACAACCTAACAACTGTCTTAGCAGAGTTCAGCCGTGTGGCCAAGGTCCAGCTCTTTAGAGAGCATCATGGGGTAGCCCGTGTTGAAGTAGTTATTCTGGAAGCAAAG CCCTTGGTCTTGTTAATGGAGTGGCCAGATGCATCAAACTTTGCTTGTTTGATCTCTGGCTATTACAAGCTATTTGTGGACCCTAAAAGGACAATCTACTGCAGGATACCTGGTCAGCCTTATATGATCAAGGCAG GGTTGATTGTGCTTGCTGCCATAACCCCTGAATCATCCCTAGACTCTGGACATGAGACAAATTCATCAGAGCTTACTGATGTGTCTGAGATGGTGTCTGCCATGAAGCAGCATCAGAACCAGGCATATCTATTTGCCCACCACATCAACAAAGAGCGACTTTTCAGTCGACGAGACTTCCCTTTGTCAATTCCTGGCTGTACAACACAAGCAATTGGGGGAGGAGCCTTTTCAATGAGTCAGATCCGTGGTGGgtgtccaccaaagcctgtGATCTTAAGTAAGACTGTGCCCTTGAAAGTATGTCCCAGTCAAGAAATTAGTCCATCTGACAACTCTGTGGAGCAGGGGAAGAGCCAAGAAGCAAAAAGTGAGAAGGATATAGAACAATCAGAAAAATGCCCCGTCAAAGAGTGCTTAGAAGAGTCTGAACAACAGACATCTGAAAAACTTAAAGCATCAGAACAAGTTTGTCCTCCCCAAGTCAACAAAGATCAATTGCCTCTTGCTAATGAAGAAAAACCAAGCTCCATTACCTCAGAAGGTGTCCAGGAAAAAAATTCTGGTACAGTCACCCTAGAAACTACCAGTATAGCCTTACCTGTTCTCTTGCCTGTGGATAGAACTGCATCTGCAAAAATTTGTTCGACAAATGTGTGCCAAGATGCCGAGAATGCCTCAAGTGAGACCACTAAGCCTTCAAGTTCAAAGGTCCTTCTGCCAGCTGCTGACTTGTTCTGCACATGTCCAGTAAGACCAGAGCCTGGTCCACAGGTGCGTCTGAAAGATCAACAGGCCCCAAAAGTGGTAGTGTTTCACACTTCGTCTCCCACAGATGATGAACATCTCCGTGCTAAAGGACTTCAGTTAACTAGCAACAAAGAGAACACAGTGAAGACATCTGATGCAAGCTTGGTGAAGCCTAGCACCCTGCCTCCTAAGTACTCACCAGTTATGCCTGTTAAAGTAGAACGGAAAGAGATGTCAGAGGCAAAAGCAGAGAACTCCCAGAGTAAAGCTCCCGTGGAACCACAGAAAGCTGCTAAAAGTCTGCCTGTTCTGGTAGACCCAACACACATCTTAGGTTGTGTGGAAAAGGGTGCAACTATCCCAGGAGCCGAGTACAAGAAACAGACAAATAAAGCCAAATCCCAGCGTAGTACTCCATTCCTGAGTTTCAGGAACTTAATTTCAGCCACTTTCCCAGCACGCTTGCGCAGAGAGACAGATGAACGTCGTGCACAACTTCAAAAAGTCAGGCAGTACGAGCTAGAGTTCCTGGAGGAGCTCCTAAAACCTAAAACATCACAAGGAGAGTTCATTTCACAGGGATCCTCTCCTGTTCCCTCATTTACCCCATGTGCCTGCCAACTTCGCACAAGTCCTGTACAGAAAGTTCCTGGGATCTCACGAGAACAGCGACGCAGCTGCGATTGTAAAAGAATGTGCCGCGGAATGCGTCTCCCAGATACAGCGGTTGGTTCTGCAACAGatcagagaggaagagagagggCAATCTCTAAAACACCCCCAGCTATTCCAAAGTCTCCACACGCTCAAGGAGAATTACGGAAACCTCAGACTTTGGAAATCAAAACCACTCGAATCCGCTCCACAAGCCTTGAGTCTAGGGAACCCAGAGATACACCATCATGCTTGCCTACGTGCACCACCCATTCAGAATGCATGGGTGCGCCACAATATAAAAAGCTACAAAGGAGATATAGTATAGGGGAGATCGATAATAATGGCAGCACGCCCCTGTATGCTGAGGTTAAAACTACAAAAGCAAAGAGCCTTGAGAAAGAAATGGAAAGAGTCAGGGCCACTGGACTTAGACTTCCAACTCCAGTGGAACCTGTACATACTAAAGATGGGGATGCAAAGAAGAAAgggatattttttattcaggGAGAAGAGCTACTTCAGGAAAGTCGTGAGGGTACTGCTGAGGTTCTAGGGTTGCCAAGTGAGGATACAGAGGACAGAGAAAAATGTTGCTCCTTCTGCTTCTGTTATCGCAAATGTGAAGCTGCTGATGAGAGCAGTGAAAAAGATGAACTGTCTTATTCAGTCCCCTTGCAGGTCTTGCCTGGAATGCATCTAGATTCAAGGGCAATGCCAGTAGTCAGCAAAACTCTTCAGGTACTTGATGCAGAGGATTGCagtggggaggaggaggaggaggaagaggagccaCAAACACAGAGGATTGATCTGCGGACATGCGGGAACCTGGAAACTAGTTTGGCAAGAGTACAATCCTTGCAGGGCAAAACATTCTCTCTACCTGATGGATTCCTAAATGCACAACTTGATGCCAATGAGCTGCTCTCAATTTTAAGGCAGTGTGCCAATAGTCCCCAAACAGAGGGGGAACCTCGTATCCCCCCTGCAAGGCTGGCAGAGTACAAGCAAGAACTTGCAGTCCGTTTTAAAGAGTTCAGGGCATCATGTAGACGAGTGGCAAGTGTTGAGAAAAGTCCCTCACGAATGCTAAGTGCTGTCACAGCTAGCTTTCAGGTGCTGTGCAATCTTACTCATACATTCATTCGGCTGGTCAGGGGTGTACGATCTGAAACTCAAAAACTACAGCTTTTACGTAAGGTAGAGGAGGTAGCTGTCAATTACACCCTTCTTCTTCGGGCTGCCGAAGAGGCAATGGGGCATTCAAGTAGCCTCCCCAATAAGAGTGCAAGTCCTCAGCTCCATATATCCACTAACATGGGCTCTCTTAATCGCTCTATCAAAACCTTGCCCAGCAAGTAA
- the frmpd3 gene encoding FERM and PDZ domain-containing protein 3 isoform X1, which translates to MARVQDGHTEEYDSSVMLEDGQDGMDSGSLTPGSARQVCIQRHPSHGFGFIAGSERPVVVRSVSADGPSSGKLYPGDQILAINQELVSDAPREKVIDLVRRCKDSIVLTVLQPQQSPKSAFISAAKKARLRTNPPKVRFSEQVSISDPDSTMLKDDSLLLIPNVLKVFLENGQIKSFTFDSRTTVRDVISSLQDRLSLRYIEHFALVLESGGLAQNQRLHLLQENQPLSHVVHRTYFQGMKCLFRICFFPKDPADLLRRDPAAFEYLYIQSRNDVIKERYGMDWKSDVTLRLAALHIYITVSIARPNQKISLKHVEKEWGLEPFLPLTLLPTVKEKNVCKSLSQLLKTYQHPPPAGNKVSPLQGKLQYMRVLNDLPPFGGFLFHTVGLDEKQSATTLLVGPRHGISHVIDLKNNLTTVLAEFSRVAKVQLFREHHGVARVEVVILEAKPLVLLMEWPDASNFACLISGYYKLFVDPKRTIYCRIPGQPYMIKADSRSTHAQFRSGATVLSGSRREEREGSSREATQKTSASPISQHLGLCHIHLKEQQQMQELQIQAEQELDINENLISQVQSRSRTKSDPTLKSTESVAEQDGPTDDSSSFRNRAKTMEPTQRFFCDSCKAKLQAEGLISDTGEAGRLILQQCTNACASREGGAVDLIALPLPGNEEDEEIDDGVGKLQPPPPAIAAPPPGFRDNSSDEDDPKKGRKGIKASAAVAEGQEEVPVTLIDNVTTRTVQDHAQELDDALVSTLQALEALAASEDYPHHHQQTPQTAGLIVLAAITPESSLDSGHETNSSELTDVSEMVSAMKQHQNQAYLFAHHINKERLFSRRDFPLSIPGCTTQAIGGGAFSMSQIRGGCPPKPVILSKTVPLKVCPSQEISPSDNSVEQGKSQEAKSEKDIEQSEKCPVKECLEESEQQTSEKLKASEQVCPPQVNKDQLPLANEEKPSSITSEGVQEKNSGTVTLETTSIALPVLLPVDRTASAKICSTNVCQDAENASSETTKPSSSKVLLPAADLFCTCPVRPEPGPQVRLKDQQAPKVVVFHTSSPTDDEHLRAKGLQLTSNKENTVKTSDASLVKPSTLPPKYSPVMPVKVERKEMSEAKAENSQSKAPVEPQKAAKSLPVLVDPTHILGCVEKGATIPGAEYKKQTNKAKSQRSTPFLSFRNLISATFPARLRRETDERRAQLQKVRQYELEFLEELLKPKTSQGEFISQGSSPVPSFTPCACQLRTSPVQKVPGISREQRRSCDCKRMCRGMRLPDTAVGSATDQRGRERAISKTPPAIPKSPHAQGELRKPQTLEIKTTRIRSTSLESREPRDTPSCLPTCTTHSECMGAPQYKKLQRRYSIGEIDNNGSTPLYAEVKTTKAKSLEKEMERVRATGLRLPTPVEPVHTKDGDAKKKGIFFIQGEELLQESREGTAEVLGLPSEDTEDREKCCSFCFCYRKCEAADESSEKDELSYSVPLQVLPGMHLDSRAMPVVSKTLQVLDAEDCSGEEEEEEEEPQTQRIDLRTCGNLETSLARVQSLQGKTFSLPDGFLNAQLDANELLSILRQCANSPQTEGEPRIPPARLAEYKQELAVRFKEFRASCRRVASVEKSPSRMLSAVTASFQVLCNLTHTFIRLVRGVRSETQKLQLLRKVEEVAVNYTLLLRAAEEAMGHSSSLPNKSASPQLHISTNMGSLNRSIKTLPSK; encoded by the exons ATGGCCCGGGTCCAGGATGGGCACACAGAGGAATATGACAG CTCTGTGATGTTAGAGGACGGTCAGGATGGCATGGACAGTGGTAGCCTGACTCCTGGCTCAGCTCGACAGGTCTGCATCCAACGCCATCCAAGCCACGGCTTTGGTTTCATTGCCGGCAGCGAACGGCCTGTCGTTGTACGCTCTGTTTCAGCGG ATGGACCATCAAGTGGCAAGCTTTACCCCGGAGATCAGATCCTAGCCATCAACCAGGAACTCGTGAGCGACGCGCCCCGGGAGAAAGTCATAGACCTTGTAAG GCGGTGCAAGGACTCGATTGTTCTCACTGTGCTGCAACCACAACAG TCACCTAAATCTGCCTTCATAAGTGCAGCCAAGAAAGCTCGTCTGCGAACCAATCCCCCCAAAGTGCGCTTTTCTGAGCAAGTGTCCATCAGCGACCCAGACTCA accatGCTTAAAGACGACTCTCTGCTTCTGATACCAAATGTGTTGAAGGTGTTTTTGGAAAATGGACAGATCAAATCCTTTACATTTGACAGCCGCACCACTGTTAGG GATGTGATATCATCCCTGCAGGATCGCCTCTCTCTACGCTACATTGAGCATTTTGCTTTGGTGCTGGAGTCCGGTGGACTGGCCCAGAATCAGAGGCTGCATCTACTCCAGGAAAACCAGCCACTGTCTCAT gtaGTTCACAGGACCTACTTCCAAGGAATGAAGTGTCTTTTCCGTATTTGCTTCTTCCCAAAGGACCCTGCTGATTTACTGAGGAGAGACCCTGCTGCATTTGAGTACCTCTATATTCAG AGCCGCAATGACGTCATTAAAGAGCGATATGGAATGGACTGGAAGTCCGATGTCACACTTAGGTTGGCAGCCCTTCACATCTACATCACTGTGTCAATTGCGAGACCCAATCAGAAGATTTCTTTAAAGCACGTTGA GAAAGAATGGGGATTGGAACCTTTCCTTCCTTTGACTCTGTTGCCAACTGTTAAGGAGAAAAACGTCTGTAAGAGTCTCTCACAGCTGTTGAAGACATATCAGCATCCTCCACCGGCTGGTAACAAG GTTTCTCCTCTTCAAGGGAAACTACAATATATGCGTGTCTTGAATGACCTCCCACCATTTGGAGGCTTCTTGTTTCACACAGTTGGCTTG GATGAGAAGCAGTCAGCCACTACATTGTTGGTTGGGCCGAGACACGGTATCAGTCATGTTATTGACCTGAAGAACAACCTAACAACTGTCTTAGCAGAGTTCAGCCGTGTGGCCAAGGTCCAGCTCTTTAGAGAGCATCATGGGGTAGCCCGTGTTGAAGTAGTTATTCTGGAAGCAAAG CCCTTGGTCTTGTTAATGGAGTGGCCAGATGCATCAAACTTTGCTTGTTTGATCTCTGGCTATTACAAGCTATTTGTGGACCCTAAAAGGACAATCTACTGCAGGATACCTGGTCAGCCTTATATGATCAAGGCAG ATTCCAGAAGCACCCATGCCCAATTCCGCTCCGGAGCCACTGTGTTAAGTGGAAGTCGTCGCGAAGAGAGAGAGGGGTCATCCAGAGAGGCAACACAGAAGACATCAGCATCACCCATATCTCAGCACCTTGGCTTGTGCCACATCCATTTGAAAGAACAACAACAGATGCAAGAGCTTCAGATACAAGCAGAACAGGAGCTTGACATTAATGAGAACCTTATCTCGCAGGTACAGAGTCGCTCACGCACAAAGTCTGACCCCACTCTAAAGAGCACTGAATCTGTGGCAGAACAAGACGGTCCCACTGATGACAGTTCAAGCTTCAGGAACAGAGCGAAAACAATGGAGCCTACACAGAGGTTTTTCTGTGACTCCTGCAAGGCAAAACTCCAAGCTGAAGGTTTGATCTCAGACACTGGGGAGGCTGGAAGGCTCATTTTGCAGCAGTGTACAAATGCATGTGCTTCTCGTGAAGGAGGTGCTGTTGATCTCATTGCCTTACCACTACCTGGGAATGAGGAAGATGAAGAGATAGATGATGGAGTAGGAAAGTTGCAGCCTCCCCCTCCTGCCATAGCAGCACCACCCCCAGGGTTTCGTGATAACAGCTCTGATGAAGATGACCCAAAAAAGGGTCGGAAAGGAATCAAAGCCTCTGCTGCTGTGGCAGAGGGTCAGGAGGAAGTTCCTGTAACACTGATTGATAATGTGACCACTAGGACAGTTCAAGACCATGCTCAGGAGTTAGATGATGCATTAGTGTCCACCCTCCAGGCACTGGAAGCACTAGCTGCATCGGAGGATTACCCACACCATCACCAGCAGACACCACAGACAGCAG GGTTGATTGTGCTTGCTGCCATAACCCCTGAATCATCCCTAGACTCTGGACATGAGACAAATTCATCAGAGCTTACTGATGTGTCTGAGATGGTGTCTGCCATGAAGCAGCATCAGAACCAGGCATATCTATTTGCCCACCACATCAACAAAGAGCGACTTTTCAGTCGACGAGACTTCCCTTTGTCAATTCCTGGCTGTACAACACAAGCAATTGGGGGAGGAGCCTTTTCAATGAGTCAGATCCGTGGTGGgtgtccaccaaagcctgtGATCTTAAGTAAGACTGTGCCCTTGAAAGTATGTCCCAGTCAAGAAATTAGTCCATCTGACAACTCTGTGGAGCAGGGGAAGAGCCAAGAAGCAAAAAGTGAGAAGGATATAGAACAATCAGAAAAATGCCCCGTCAAAGAGTGCTTAGAAGAGTCTGAACAACAGACATCTGAAAAACTTAAAGCATCAGAACAAGTTTGTCCTCCCCAAGTCAACAAAGATCAATTGCCTCTTGCTAATGAAGAAAAACCAAGCTCCATTACCTCAGAAGGTGTCCAGGAAAAAAATTCTGGTACAGTCACCCTAGAAACTACCAGTATAGCCTTACCTGTTCTCTTGCCTGTGGATAGAACTGCATCTGCAAAAATTTGTTCGACAAATGTGTGCCAAGATGCCGAGAATGCCTCAAGTGAGACCACTAAGCCTTCAAGTTCAAAGGTCCTTCTGCCAGCTGCTGACTTGTTCTGCACATGTCCAGTAAGACCAGAGCCTGGTCCACAGGTGCGTCTGAAAGATCAACAGGCCCCAAAAGTGGTAGTGTTTCACACTTCGTCTCCCACAGATGATGAACATCTCCGTGCTAAAGGACTTCAGTTAACTAGCAACAAAGAGAACACAGTGAAGACATCTGATGCAAGCTTGGTGAAGCCTAGCACCCTGCCTCCTAAGTACTCACCAGTTATGCCTGTTAAAGTAGAACGGAAAGAGATGTCAGAGGCAAAAGCAGAGAACTCCCAGAGTAAAGCTCCCGTGGAACCACAGAAAGCTGCTAAAAGTCTGCCTGTTCTGGTAGACCCAACACACATCTTAGGTTGTGTGGAAAAGGGTGCAACTATCCCAGGAGCCGAGTACAAGAAACAGACAAATAAAGCCAAATCCCAGCGTAGTACTCCATTCCTGAGTTTCAGGAACTTAATTTCAGCCACTTTCCCAGCACGCTTGCGCAGAGAGACAGATGAACGTCGTGCACAACTTCAAAAAGTCAGGCAGTACGAGCTAGAGTTCCTGGAGGAGCTCCTAAAACCTAAAACATCACAAGGAGAGTTCATTTCACAGGGATCCTCTCCTGTTCCCTCATTTACCCCATGTGCCTGCCAACTTCGCACAAGTCCTGTACAGAAAGTTCCTGGGATCTCACGAGAACAGCGACGCAGCTGCGATTGTAAAAGAATGTGCCGCGGAATGCGTCTCCCAGATACAGCGGTTGGTTCTGCAACAGatcagagaggaagagagagggCAATCTCTAAAACACCCCCAGCTATTCCAAAGTCTCCACACGCTCAAGGAGAATTACGGAAACCTCAGACTTTGGAAATCAAAACCACTCGAATCCGCTCCACAAGCCTTGAGTCTAGGGAACCCAGAGATACACCATCATGCTTGCCTACGTGCACCACCCATTCAGAATGCATGGGTGCGCCACAATATAAAAAGCTACAAAGGAGATATAGTATAGGGGAGATCGATAATAATGGCAGCACGCCCCTGTATGCTGAGGTTAAAACTACAAAAGCAAAGAGCCTTGAGAAAGAAATGGAAAGAGTCAGGGCCACTGGACTTAGACTTCCAACTCCAGTGGAACCTGTACATACTAAAGATGGGGATGCAAAGAAGAAAgggatattttttattcaggGAGAAGAGCTACTTCAGGAAAGTCGTGAGGGTACTGCTGAGGTTCTAGGGTTGCCAAGTGAGGATACAGAGGACAGAGAAAAATGTTGCTCCTTCTGCTTCTGTTATCGCAAATGTGAAGCTGCTGATGAGAGCAGTGAAAAAGATGAACTGTCTTATTCAGTCCCCTTGCAGGTCTTGCCTGGAATGCATCTAGATTCAAGGGCAATGCCAGTAGTCAGCAAAACTCTTCAGGTACTTGATGCAGAGGATTGCagtggggaggaggaggaggaggaagaggagccaCAAACACAGAGGATTGATCTGCGGACATGCGGGAACCTGGAAACTAGTTTGGCAAGAGTACAATCCTTGCAGGGCAAAACATTCTCTCTACCTGATGGATTCCTAAATGCACAACTTGATGCCAATGAGCTGCTCTCAATTTTAAGGCAGTGTGCCAATAGTCCCCAAACAGAGGGGGAACCTCGTATCCCCCCTGCAAGGCTGGCAGAGTACAAGCAAGAACTTGCAGTCCGTTTTAAAGAGTTCAGGGCATCATGTAGACGAGTGGCAAGTGTTGAGAAAAGTCCCTCACGAATGCTAAGTGCTGTCACAGCTAGCTTTCAGGTGCTGTGCAATCTTACTCATACATTCATTCGGCTGGTCAGGGGTGTACGATCTGAAACTCAAAAACTACAGCTTTTACGTAAGGTAGAGGAGGTAGCTGTCAATTACACCCTTCTTCTTCGGGCTGCCGAAGAGGCAATGGGGCATTCAAGTAGCCTCCCCAATAAGAGTGCAAGTCCTCAGCTCCATATATCCACTAACATGGGCTCTCTTAATCGCTCTATCAAAACCTTGCCCAGCAAGTAA